Below is a genomic region from Amycolatopsis sp. 195334CR.
CGCCTGGTCCGCGCGGGCTCGACCTACTTCGACGCCGCCGCCGCGGCGCGGGAGGCCGCGACGGGACCGGGCATCCGGTACGTCGAGGCGTACAACGACCCCGTGGTGATCGCCGGGCAGGGCACGGTCGCGGCCGAGATCGTGGCGGACGCCCCGGAGGTGGACGCGATCGCGGTCGCCGTCGGCGGTGGTGGCCTCGCGGCGGGTGTCGCGCTGGGCGGGGCGGGCCGGTTGACCGTCGCCGTCGAACCGGAGCGGTGCGCGTGCCTGCACCACGCGCTGGCCGCGGGTGAACCGGTGGACGCCGAGGTGGTCTCCGTCGCGTCGTCCGCGCTCGGCGCCACCCGGGCCGGGGCGGTCCCGTTCGGGATCCTGTCCAGCCACCCGGTGCGGTCGCTGCTCGTCACCGAGGACGCGATCCTGGCCGCCCGCGACCGGCTGTGGGAGGAGTTCCGGCTGGCCGTCGAACCGGCGGCCGCGGTGCCGTTCGCCGCGTGGCTCGACGGCCAGGTCCCCGGGGAACGCCCGTGCGTGGTCATCTGCGGCGCGAACGCCGACTGGACCCCGTGACCTACGCCGGCGGGGCCACGCGGTCGAACATCTTCCCCGCCTTCAACAGCGTGGAGAACGAGTAGCCCGGCCTAGGCGATCCACGCGGGCAGTTCCGTTTCCAGGCCCATGATCCGCGTGGTCGGCCTGCGGCGCGGCCACTTCCCGGCGGTGGTGACCTCCGCCAGGTTCTCCGCGAACGCCTTCCGCTGTCCCGGGGCCGCGACCGGCCACCGCAGTCTGAGCACCGGCCGGACCGGCGCGAGGAACTCCCTGACCGTTTCGTGCGCGCCGGCCGACCGGGCCCGGTGGTCCCGTTCG
It encodes:
- a CDS encoding serine/threonine dehydratase yields the protein MTATLTTEVTAAADRIRPHVRRTPLLHAEVDGRPLALKLEHLQRTGSFKLRGALNALLAGDLPAEVVTASGGNHGIGVATAARILGLRATVFVPDSVPEGKARRIERAGARLVRAGSTYFDAAAAAREAATGPGIRYVEAYNDPVVIAGQGTVAAEIVADAPEVDAIAVAVGGGGLAAGVALGGAGRLTVAVEPERCACLHHALAAGEPVDAEVVSVASSALGATRAGAVPFGILSSHPVRSLLVTEDAILAARDRLWEEFRLAVEPAAAVPFAAWLDGQVPGERPCVVICGANADWTP